From the Temnothorax longispinosus isolate EJ_2023e chromosome 6, Tlon_JGU_v1, whole genome shotgun sequence genome, one window contains:
- the LOC139814288 gene encoding uncharacterized protein isoform X2, which translates to MSAESPRRGVHKGAQVVSPQPIVDRSIIDSVAGIINDIVPQGYAGVSNSDNKETISWARFEYADINDPALYPDYNEGSNTPPLLLVLGYAVGVQVWLIAATGEATEVLSWRQGVVRTLRILPNPKTDDEHVDEFEAKRPMVAVCSEPDSTLPGPKFCDVNFISLKTGEQVHSVGFKHPVCDVLANRRSVVITLLEKIAVFDARTLQNNITITTCYASPGPNPNPVTLGTRWLAYSEKKLIPARRSSGGCEGEGVQSYTATVLYAAKSLGKGLRGLGETVASSLTGNSVSPMAINNAGNDVTQPGVVTILDLQVARDEKELDDSNADAVIAHFTAHSDAIVAMTFDLTGALLMTADKRGHDFHVFRIQPHPGGPTLAAVHHLYILHRGDTTAKVQDMVFSSDTRWAAISTVRGTTHVFPVAPYGGPVGVRTHSTPNVVNRLSRFHKSAGLTDDGTRSHSPVSHTELPLSVYPYSNPRLPPYPHPTILHPLSQIRQPSSLNQVNSSTQPSRPQQRQRLHSDDNGSLPLKICACFAPPRAWMYAQRESSSKVVKRAVDSLFIMACHGNMIQYDLDPKPAAGVPKEKVCDDTTIELEVEAKGQWPLCRSPNSSDLILPLSLSNPLLSVSFAPKNNQKFDTVEDRWLSQVEIVTHAGPHRRLWMGPQFVFKTYNAPSGVAVNLVEAEAVEIGITGSRPARSKPVNMPHAATRPLMPVVIDGSGSSYEQSPRFMEAYGDPLDSENVAVGSCESQLREDLAEAMLEISIASHRAPGRRTVFERVGQPVTKVVNPHTGTVITVSADEDEDAISFIQEYDSAAEEIHASRSVCAEEGPASLGAADLPDEPESRALNRELTEICAEMRSASEPAIDSVPDENIRELQERRALCAEMAATTTTTTTSIDYEKEEAFRDVPTSLSLCAEPGEIPSSPMTQAKENALWCSKGISVDRRTEYYRNEAHERHLAKAKYVVSYDDDSVTLMENKTMRSEKSIEILQPSVDEKIKKPIARKAVIDFEKTSNFRIPQKRPIEQRLTRAEKYVVKEDEDSVVFEDARCVNADSAMSISAKKEDNDVDKKRVEGAKDTKIARDKYEVMRKNDEWKSRASPRKYPGKDRVTLEDKEIKRAREVSSIDLSESTEPIADVIVKRGNPIKPPLDVEKARLLSSHDDGDEDDDELPPLDPPPLDDFSSIEYHMVEPCNLGRDAASTSTQSDDDIEHIHASEVMQMRTKVDTGGGRCRDAGATVNTIAQFSSPVVRRKSSKSTISDDDLEYIHSVELGFESTSSERGDVSAMKSFTKASNDSCPRRRHSRHTLSSDDDLEHVQLSEVRELELDAVARLSQRDFPQATQETTLAEQQGATKPRSGKKRKDIMVIDKSEAEVAEVTVIYDPLEEVWPKSEETDRCSFTDYFKDKSEGPYSSPTKRAKNRGSKMMNLSSSLLPAKRASQTPDSDIVEIIDLDAMQKADVDADATPECKILPVVAGARPRKSRKSKRLQSDGQSQETSSTELSLSTPLPSFRSSKVRMTELQEAVREAVREAVREEPFAEFDSKDQGLKAQASSLAEISWSSIVKKSISPSLDSQEARKDTDLEPLIEVEEKPEAGKQARKLEETEFCDGDDSTFFESAGHAMRERESTRRRACRTKEAEEEEEEEKKEKEKERLFGEKDNVNVTETATTTVEESILVDLHSPVVEEPRADKDIARVTTAMARAKISRDKEDNKATEGCPLLAPEVRSIVGETRRGNVAAERRESQRESSLQLQPTRQQVESGGGDGSGDGTTGASERCNLASSKMSPESTDHGPAEKRNEAEREVASEHSTAAKKANNRSKRKKRR; encoded by the exons atgtctgcgGAATCGCCGAGGCGAGGTGTGCATAAAGGAGCTCAAGTCGTTTCACCTCAGCCCATAGTAGATCGATCAATTATCGATAGCGTCGCTGGGATCATCAATGATATAGTACCACAG GGGTACGCCGGAGTATCCAACTCTGATAATAAGGAAACCATATCATGGGCGCGGTTTGAATACGCGGATATAAATGACCCTGCTTTATATCCCGATTACAATGAAGGTTCCAATACGCCGCCGTTGTTGTTGGTATTAGGATATGCGGTTGGCGTTCAG GTATGGCTAATAGCAGCGACAGGAGAGGCAACGGAAGTCCTATCATGGCGACAAGGCGTGGTTCGTACCCTTCGAATTCTACCAAATCCAAAGACTGACGACGAACACGTCGACGAATTCGAAGCGAAACGGCCGATGGTAGCGGTCTGCTCCGAGCCGGATTCGACTCTTCCGGGACCAAAATTTTGCGATGTTAACTTCATCTCCTTGAAAACCGGCGAGCAAGTGCACAGCGTAGGATTCAAGCATCCAGTCTGCGACGTGCTGGCGAACAGGCGGTCCGTGGTCATAAcgttattagaaaaaattgcggTCTTCGATGCCAGaacattgcaaaataatataacaatcacGACTTGCTATGCCAGCCCTGGCCCAAATCCAAATCCTGTCACTTTAGGAACGCGATGGCTCGCTTACAG cgagaaaaaattaatacccgCGAGAAGAAGCAGCGGTGGCTGCGAAGGGGAAGGCGTTCAAAGTTACACAGCGACGGTTTTATACGCGGCAAAGTCACTGGGGAAAGGTCTTCGCGGATTAGGTGAAACCGTAGCGTCGAGTCTCACTGGAAATTCGGTGTCACCGATGGCTATCAATAACGCGGGCAATGACGTAACGCAACCGGGCGTCGTTACGATATTAGATCTTCAGGTCGCGAGAGACGAAAAAGAGTTAGATGACTCGAATGCGGATGCCGTAATCGCTCATTTTACCGCTCATAGCGATGCGATCGTTGCCATGACTTTCGACTTGACCGGTGCGTTATTAATGACAGCGGACAAGAGAGGACATGACTTCCACGTATTTAGAATCCAGCCGCATCCCGGTGGGCCGACCCTAGCAGCGGTGCATcacctatatattttacatcgtGGCGATACCACCGCGAAAGTACAG GACATGGTATTTTCGAGCGATACACGTTGGGCGGCTATTTCAACCGTGAGAGGTACAACGCATGTTTTTCCCGTCGCGCCTTATGGAGGTCCTGTTGGTGTCAGGACGCATTCCACGCCCAATGTCGTCAACAGACTATCGAGATTCCACAAAAGCGCAGGCTTGACAGACGACGGTACCCGATCCCACTCTCCTGTGTCTCATACGGAATTACCTTTGTCTGTATATCCGTACTCTAATCCTAGACTTCCTCCGTATCCTCATCCGACGATATTGCATCCTCTGTCGCAGATTCGGCAGCCGTCTTCTTTGAATCAGGTCAACAGCTCCACGCAGCCAAG CAGACCTCAACAAAGGCAACGGTTACATTCTGACGACAATGGATCTTTACCGTTGAAGATCTGTGCGTGTTTCGCTCCGCCGAGAGCTTGGATGTACGCGCAAAGGGAGTCCAGTAGTAAAGTTGTCAAAAGAGCGGTCGATTCTCTGTTTATCATGGCGTGTCATGGAAACATGATACAATACGATTTGGATCCTAAACCAGCTGCTG GGGTGCCAAAGGAAAAGGTTTGCGACGACACTACTATTGAATTGGAGGTCGAAGCGAAGGGCCAGTGGCCACTTTGTAGATCCCCTAATTCGTCAGATCTCATCTTACCATTATCTCTGTCGAACCCATTGCTCAGCGTTTCGTTCGCGCCAAAGAACAATCAGAAATTTGACACGGTTGAGGATCGTTGGTTAAGCCAAGTGGAGATCGTGACGCACGCTGGACCACACAGGCGATTGTGGATGGGACCACAATTTGTTTTCAAGACTTATAACGCACCTAGCGG TGTTGCTGTCAATCTGGTTGAAGCGGAGGCAGTTGAGATTGGAATCACGGGATCGCGCCCAGCGAGATCGAAGCCCGTTAATATGCCCCATGCGGCGACCAGGCCGTTGATGCCAGTTGTCATCGACGGATCAGGAA GCAGTTATGAGCAATCACCAAGATTCATGGAAGCTTACGGTGATCCTCTGGACAGCGAAAACGTGGCCGTTGGTAGCTGCGAAAGTCAACTGAGAGAGGATCTCGCGGAGGCTATGCTCGAGATATCAATCGCGTCGCATCGTGCTCCAG GGAGGCGTACGGTATTTGAGAGGGTGGGTCAGCCGGTAACTAAAGTCGTCAACCCTCACACCGGCACCGTGATTACCGTGTCGGCCGACGAGGATGAGGACGCTATTAGCTTCATACAGGAGTACGACTCCGCCGCGGAGGAGATCCACGCATCTAGAAGCGTGTGCGCGGAGGAGGGTCCGGCCTCGCTCGGCGCGGCCGACCTCCCGGACGAGCCGGAGAGCCGGGCGCTGAATCGCGAGCTCACCGAGATCTGCGCGGAGATGCGCTCGGCAAGCGAGCCGGCGATCGACAGTGTACCGGACGAGAACATACGCGAGCTGCAGGAACGTCGCGCCCTGTGCGCGGAGATGGCggccacgacgacgacgacgacgacgtcgattGACTACGAGAAGGAGGAGGCGTTCCGCGACGTGCCGACGAGTCTCAGCCTGTGCGCCGAACCAGGTGAGATCCCGAGCAGCCCGATGACGCAGGCGAAAGAGAATGCGTTGTGGTGCAGCAAGGGGATATCCGTCGACAGGCGTACCGAGTATTATCGCAACGAGGCTCACGAGAGGCATCTCGCCAAGGCTAAGTACGTCGTCAGCTACGATGATGACAGCGTCACGTTGATGGAGAACAAGACGATGCGAAGCGAGAAGAGTATCGAAATATTGCAGCCGAGTGTAGATGAGAAAATCAAGAAACCTATCGCGAGAAAAGCCGTCATTGATTTCGAAAAAACGTCGAATTTCAGGATTCCGCAGAAACGTCCGATTGAACAGCGGCTGACACGCGCGGAAAAGTACGTCGTCAAAGAGGACGAGGATAGCGTCGTCTTCGAGGACGCGCGATGCGTTAATGCGGATTCGGCGATGAGTATTAGTGCAAAGAAAGAGGATAATGACGTCGATAAAAAAAGAGTTGAGGGCGCGAAAGATACCAAGATAGCGAGAGACAAATATGAGGTGATGCGAAAGAATGACGAATGGAAAAGCCGCGCTTCTCCGCGGAAATACCCTGGCAAGGATCGAGTTACGCTCGAAGACAAAGAGATTAAACGCGCGAGAGAGGTATCTTCTATCGACCTGTCCGAGTCGACGGAACCGATCGCCGACGTAATCGTGAAAAGAGGAAACCCTATTAAGCCTCCGTTGGATGTGGAGAAAGCAAGATTACTGTCTAGTCACGATGACGGAGATGAGGACGACGACGAATTGCCGCCGTTGGATCCGCCGCCGCTTGATGATTTCAGCTCCATCGAGTATCACATGGTGGAGCCGTGCAATCTCGGCAGAGACGCCGCCTCCACGTCTACCCAATCCGATGACGACATCGAGCATATTCACGCGTCTGAGGTGATGCAGATGCGGACGAAAGTTGATACGGGCGGCGGCAGATGCAGAGACGCAGGTGCGACCGTTAACACGATCGCGCAATTTTCCTCTCCCGTAGTGCGACGGAAAAGCAGTAAGAGCACGATCTCGGACGACGATCTGGAGTATATACACAGTGTCGAGCTCGGCTTCGAGTCCACGAGCTCGGAACGGGGTGACGTCAGCGCGATGAAATCCTTTACAAAGGCAAGCAATGACAGTTGCCCACGTAGAAGGCATAGCAGACACACATTGTCCTCTGACGACGATCTGGAGCACGTTCAGCTCTCGGAGGTCCGCGAGTTAGAACTTGATGCGGTGGCGAGATTATCGCAGAGAGACTTTCCGCAAGCGACTCAGGAAACGACGTTGGCGGAGCAGCAAGGAGCAACGAAGCCTAGATCTGGCAAGAAACGAAAGGATATTATGGTGATTGACAAGAGCGAGGCGGAGGTCGCGGAGGTCACTGTGATATACGACCCACTGGAGGAGGTCTGGCCCAAGTCGGAGGAGACCGATAGATGCAGTTTCACCGACTACTTTAAGGACAAGTCAGAGGGGCCGTATTCGAGCCCTACGAAAAGGGCGAAGAATCGCGGTTCGAAGATGATGAACTTATCATCCTCGCTGCTACCTGCCAAGCGGGCTTCTCAGACCCCCGACAGCGACATCGTCGAGATTATCGATCTCGACGCGATGCAGAAGGCCGACGTGGATGCCGATGCGACGCCAGAGTGCAAGATCCTACCTGTTGTCGCTGGGGCGCGTCCTCGGAAGTCTCGCAAGAGCAAGCGGTTGCAGTCGGACGGCCAGTCGCAGGAGACCAGCTCAACGGAGCTTTCTCTCTCCACCCCTTTGCCTTCGTTCCGTTCTTCCAAGGTGAGAATGACGGAACTGCAGGAAGCCGTGCGGGAAGCCGTGCGGGAAGCCGTGCGGGAGGAGCCATTCGCAGAGTTTGACTCCAAGGATCAAGGGTTGAAAGCTCAAGCCTCATCTTTGGCAGAGATATCATGGAGCTCTATCGTCAAGAAGAGCATTTCCCCTTCTTTGGATTCGCAGGAAGCCCGCAAGGACACGGATCTTGAGCCATTGATAGAGGTGGAGGAGAAACCAGAAGCCGGCAAACAAGCGAGAAAGCTGGAGGAAACGGAATTCTGCGACGGGGACGATTCCACGTTCTTCGAATCCGCGGGACATGCGATGCGCGAACGCGAGAGTACACGACGACGAGCCTGCAGAACTAAGgaggcggaggaggaggaggaggaggagaagaaggagaaggagaaggagcgTCTCTTCGGTGAGAAGGATAACGTCAATGTAACGGAGACGGCAACGACGACGGTGGAGGAGAGTATTCTCGTAGACCTTCACTCACCGGTAGTAGAAGAGCCTCGCGCGGACAAGGATATCGCGCGCGTCACGACTGCTATGGCGCGAGCTAAGATCTCTCGGGACAAGGAGGATAATAAAGCGACGGAAGGCTGTCCTCTCCTCGCTCCGGAAGTACGATCCATCGTCGGCGAGACACGTCGAGGTAACGTGGCTGCCGAGAGGAGAGAATCGCAAAGAGAATCTTCTTTGCAGCTTCAGCCGACGCGACAGCAGGTGGAGAGCGGTGGCGGTGACGGCAGCGGCGATGGCACCACCGGAGCGTCCGAGCGGTGCAATCTGGCTTCCTCGAAGATGTCCCCGGAATCTACGGATCACGGGCCCGCCGAGAAGCGGAACGAAGCGGAGCGCGAGGTGGCCAGCGAGCACTCGACTGCTGCCAAGAAAGCGAACAACAGATCTAAGAGGAAAAAGCGCAGATGA
- the LOC139814288 gene encoding uncharacterized protein isoform X4: MSAESPRRGVHKGAQVVSPQPIVDRSIIDSVAGIINDIVPQGYAGVSNSDNKETISWARFEYADINDPALYPDYNEGSNTPPLLLVLGYAVGVQVWLIAATGEATEVLSWRQGVVRTLRILPNPKTDDEHVDEFEAKRPMVAVCSEPDSTLPGPKFCDVNFISLKTGEQVHSVGFKHPVCDVLANRRSVVITLLEKIAVFDARTLQNNITITTCYASPGPNPNPVTLGTRWLAYSEKKLIPARRSSGGCEGEGVQSYTATVLYAAKSLGKGLRGLGETVASSLTGNSVSPMAINNAGNDVTQPGVVTILDLQVARDEKELDDSNADAVIAHFTAHSDAIVAMTFDLTGALLMTADKRGHDFHVFRIQPHPGGPTLAAVHHLYILHRGDTTAKVQDMVFSSDTRWAAISTVRGTTHVFPVAPYGGPVGVRTHSTPNVVNRLSRFHKSAGLTDDGTRSHSPVSHTELPLSVYPYSNPRLPPYPHPTILHPLSQIRQPSSLNQVNSSTQPRYCVFYSRPQQRQRLHSDDNGSLPLKICACFAPPRAWMYAQRESSSKVVKRAVDSLFIMACHGNMIQYDLDPKPAAGVPKEKVCDDTTIELEVEAKGQWPLCRSPNSSDLILPLSLSNPLLSVSFAPKNNQKFDTVEDRWLSQVEIVTHAGPHRRLWMGPQFVFKTYNAPSGVAVNLVEAEAVEIGITGSRPARSKPVNMPHAATRPLMPVVIDGSGSSYEQSPRFMEAYGDPLDSENVAVGSCESQLREDLAEAMLEISIASHRAPGRRTVFERVGQPVTKVVNPHTGTVITVSADEDEDAISFIQEYDSAAEEIHASRSVCAEEGPASLGAADLPDEPESRALNRELTEICAEMRSASEPAIDSVPDENIRELQERRALCAEMAATTTTTTTSIDYEKEEAFRDVPTSLSLCAEPGEIPSSPMTQAKENALWCSKGISVDRRTEYYRNEAHERHLAKAKYVVSYDDDSVTLMENKTMRSEKSIEILQPSVDEKIKKPIARKAVIDFEKTSNFRIPQKRPIEQRLTRAEKYVVKEDEDSVVFEDARCVNADSAMSISAKKEDNDVDKKRVEGAKDTKIARDKYEVMRKNDEWKSRASPRKYPGKDRVTLEDKEIKRAREVSSIDLSESTEPIADVIVKRGNPIKPPLDVEKARLLSSHDDGDEDDDELPPLDPPPLDDFSSIEYHMVEPCNLGRDAASTSTQSDDDIEHIHASEVMQMRTKVDTGGGRCRDAGATVNTIAQFSSPVVRRKSSKSTISDDDLEYIHSVELGFESTSSERGDVSAMKSFTKASNDSCPRRRHSRHTLSSDDDLEHVQLSEVRELELDAVARLSQRDFPQATQETTLAEQQGATKPRSGKKRKDIMVIDKSEAEVAEVTVIYDPLEEVWPKSEETDRCSFTDYFKDKSEGPYSSPTKRAKNRGSKMMNLSSSLLPAKRASQTPDSDIVEIIDLDAMQKADVDADATPECKILPVVAGARPRKSRKSKRLQSDGQSQETSSTELSLSTPLPSFRSSKVRMTELQEAVREAVREAVREEPFAEFDSKDQGLKAQASSLAEISWSSIVKKSISPSLDSQEARKDTDLEPLIEVEEKPEAGKQARKLEETEFCDGDDSTFFESAGHAMRERESTRRRACRTKEAEEEEEEEKKEKEKERLFGEKDNVNVTETATTTVEESILVDLHSPVVEEPRADKDIARVTTAMARAKISRDKEDNKATEGCPLLAPEVRSIVGETRRGGSQSVASYEDLSSSSFSSASRASLDARSSPTPSYGAENMMVFPGDSSGSI; this comes from the exons atgtctgcgGAATCGCCGAGGCGAGGTGTGCATAAAGGAGCTCAAGTCGTTTCACCTCAGCCCATAGTAGATCGATCAATTATCGATAGCGTCGCTGGGATCATCAATGATATAGTACCACAG GGGTACGCCGGAGTATCCAACTCTGATAATAAGGAAACCATATCATGGGCGCGGTTTGAATACGCGGATATAAATGACCCTGCTTTATATCCCGATTACAATGAAGGTTCCAATACGCCGCCGTTGTTGTTGGTATTAGGATATGCGGTTGGCGTTCAG GTATGGCTAATAGCAGCGACAGGAGAGGCAACGGAAGTCCTATCATGGCGACAAGGCGTGGTTCGTACCCTTCGAATTCTACCAAATCCAAAGACTGACGACGAACACGTCGACGAATTCGAAGCGAAACGGCCGATGGTAGCGGTCTGCTCCGAGCCGGATTCGACTCTTCCGGGACCAAAATTTTGCGATGTTAACTTCATCTCCTTGAAAACCGGCGAGCAAGTGCACAGCGTAGGATTCAAGCATCCAGTCTGCGACGTGCTGGCGAACAGGCGGTCCGTGGTCATAAcgttattagaaaaaattgcggTCTTCGATGCCAGaacattgcaaaataatataacaatcacGACTTGCTATGCCAGCCCTGGCCCAAATCCAAATCCTGTCACTTTAGGAACGCGATGGCTCGCTTACAG cgagaaaaaattaatacccgCGAGAAGAAGCAGCGGTGGCTGCGAAGGGGAAGGCGTTCAAAGTTACACAGCGACGGTTTTATACGCGGCAAAGTCACTGGGGAAAGGTCTTCGCGGATTAGGTGAAACCGTAGCGTCGAGTCTCACTGGAAATTCGGTGTCACCGATGGCTATCAATAACGCGGGCAATGACGTAACGCAACCGGGCGTCGTTACGATATTAGATCTTCAGGTCGCGAGAGACGAAAAAGAGTTAGATGACTCGAATGCGGATGCCGTAATCGCTCATTTTACCGCTCATAGCGATGCGATCGTTGCCATGACTTTCGACTTGACCGGTGCGTTATTAATGACAGCGGACAAGAGAGGACATGACTTCCACGTATTTAGAATCCAGCCGCATCCCGGTGGGCCGACCCTAGCAGCGGTGCATcacctatatattttacatcgtGGCGATACCACCGCGAAAGTACAG GACATGGTATTTTCGAGCGATACACGTTGGGCGGCTATTTCAACCGTGAGAGGTACAACGCATGTTTTTCCCGTCGCGCCTTATGGAGGTCCTGTTGGTGTCAGGACGCATTCCACGCCCAATGTCGTCAACAGACTATCGAGATTCCACAAAAGCGCAGGCTTGACAGACGACGGTACCCGATCCCACTCTCCTGTGTCTCATACGGAATTACCTTTGTCTGTATATCCGTACTCTAATCCTAGACTTCCTCCGTATCCTCATCCGACGATATTGCATCCTCTGTCGCAGATTCGGCAGCCGTCTTCTTTGAATCAGGTCAACAGCTCCACGCAGCCAAG atattgtgTATTTTATAGCAGACCTCAACAAAGGCAACGGTTACATTCTGACGACAATGGATCTTTACCGTTGAAGATCTGTGCGTGTTTCGCTCCGCCGAGAGCTTGGATGTACGCGCAAAGGGAGTCCAGTAGTAAAGTTGTCAAAAGAGCGGTCGATTCTCTGTTTATCATGGCGTGTCATGGAAACATGATACAATACGATTTGGATCCTAAACCAGCTGCTG GGGTGCCAAAGGAAAAGGTTTGCGACGACACTACTATTGAATTGGAGGTCGAAGCGAAGGGCCAGTGGCCACTTTGTAGATCCCCTAATTCGTCAGATCTCATCTTACCATTATCTCTGTCGAACCCATTGCTCAGCGTTTCGTTCGCGCCAAAGAACAATCAGAAATTTGACACGGTTGAGGATCGTTGGTTAAGCCAAGTGGAGATCGTGACGCACGCTGGACCACACAGGCGATTGTGGATGGGACCACAATTTGTTTTCAAGACTTATAACGCACCTAGCGG TGTTGCTGTCAATCTGGTTGAAGCGGAGGCAGTTGAGATTGGAATCACGGGATCGCGCCCAGCGAGATCGAAGCCCGTTAATATGCCCCATGCGGCGACCAGGCCGTTGATGCCAGTTGTCATCGACGGATCAGGAA GCAGTTATGAGCAATCACCAAGATTCATGGAAGCTTACGGTGATCCTCTGGACAGCGAAAACGTGGCCGTTGGTAGCTGCGAAAGTCAACTGAGAGAGGATCTCGCGGAGGCTATGCTCGAGATATCAATCGCGTCGCATCGTGCTCCAG GGAGGCGTACGGTATTTGAGAGGGTGGGTCAGCCGGTAACTAAAGTCGTCAACCCTCACACCGGCACCGTGATTACCGTGTCGGCCGACGAGGATGAGGACGCTATTAGCTTCATACAGGAGTACGACTCCGCCGCGGAGGAGATCCACGCATCTAGAAGCGTGTGCGCGGAGGAGGGTCCGGCCTCGCTCGGCGCGGCCGACCTCCCGGACGAGCCGGAGAGCCGGGCGCTGAATCGCGAGCTCACCGAGATCTGCGCGGAGATGCGCTCGGCAAGCGAGCCGGCGATCGACAGTGTACCGGACGAGAACATACGCGAGCTGCAGGAACGTCGCGCCCTGTGCGCGGAGATGGCggccacgacgacgacgacgacgacgtcgattGACTACGAGAAGGAGGAGGCGTTCCGCGACGTGCCGACGAGTCTCAGCCTGTGCGCCGAACCAGGTGAGATCCCGAGCAGCCCGATGACGCAGGCGAAAGAGAATGCGTTGTGGTGCAGCAAGGGGATATCCGTCGACAGGCGTACCGAGTATTATCGCAACGAGGCTCACGAGAGGCATCTCGCCAAGGCTAAGTACGTCGTCAGCTACGATGATGACAGCGTCACGTTGATGGAGAACAAGACGATGCGAAGCGAGAAGAGTATCGAAATATTGCAGCCGAGTGTAGATGAGAAAATCAAGAAACCTATCGCGAGAAAAGCCGTCATTGATTTCGAAAAAACGTCGAATTTCAGGATTCCGCAGAAACGTCCGATTGAACAGCGGCTGACACGCGCGGAAAAGTACGTCGTCAAAGAGGACGAGGATAGCGTCGTCTTCGAGGACGCGCGATGCGTTAATGCGGATTCGGCGATGAGTATTAGTGCAAAGAAAGAGGATAATGACGTCGATAAAAAAAGAGTTGAGGGCGCGAAAGATACCAAGATAGCGAGAGACAAATATGAGGTGATGCGAAAGAATGACGAATGGAAAAGCCGCGCTTCTCCGCGGAAATACCCTGGCAAGGATCGAGTTACGCTCGAAGACAAAGAGATTAAACGCGCGAGAGAGGTATCTTCTATCGACCTGTCCGAGTCGACGGAACCGATCGCCGACGTAATCGTGAAAAGAGGAAACCCTATTAAGCCTCCGTTGGATGTGGAGAAAGCAAGATTACTGTCTAGTCACGATGACGGAGATGAGGACGACGACGAATTGCCGCCGTTGGATCCGCCGCCGCTTGATGATTTCAGCTCCATCGAGTATCACATGGTGGAGCCGTGCAATCTCGGCAGAGACGCCGCCTCCACGTCTACCCAATCCGATGACGACATCGAGCATATTCACGCGTCTGAGGTGATGCAGATGCGGACGAAAGTTGATACGGGCGGCGGCAGATGCAGAGACGCAGGTGCGACCGTTAACACGATCGCGCAATTTTCCTCTCCCGTAGTGCGACGGAAAAGCAGTAAGAGCACGATCTCGGACGACGATCTGGAGTATATACACAGTGTCGAGCTCGGCTTCGAGTCCACGAGCTCGGAACGGGGTGACGTCAGCGCGATGAAATCCTTTACAAAGGCAAGCAATGACAGTTGCCCACGTAGAAGGCATAGCAGACACACATTGTCCTCTGACGACGATCTGGAGCACGTTCAGCTCTCGGAGGTCCGCGAGTTAGAACTTGATGCGGTGGCGAGATTATCGCAGAGAGACTTTCCGCAAGCGACTCAGGAAACGACGTTGGCGGAGCAGCAAGGAGCAACGAAGCCTAGATCTGGCAAGAAACGAAAGGATATTATGGTGATTGACAAGAGCGAGGCGGAGGTCGCGGAGGTCACTGTGATATACGACCCACTGGAGGAGGTCTGGCCCAAGTCGGAGGAGACCGATAGATGCAGTTTCACCGACTACTTTAAGGACAAGTCAGAGGGGCCGTATTCGAGCCCTACGAAAAGGGCGAAGAATCGCGGTTCGAAGATGATGAACTTATCATCCTCGCTGCTACCTGCCAAGCGGGCTTCTCAGACCCCCGACAGCGACATCGTCGAGATTATCGATCTCGACGCGATGCAGAAGGCCGACGTGGATGCCGATGCGACGCCAGAGTGCAAGATCCTACCTGTTGTCGCTGGGGCGCGTCCTCGGAAGTCTCGCAAGAGCAAGCGGTTGCAGTCGGACGGCCAGTCGCAGGAGACCAGCTCAACGGAGCTTTCTCTCTCCACCCCTTTGCCTTCGTTCCGTTCTTCCAAGGTGAGAATGACGGAACTGCAGGAAGCCGTGCGGGAAGCCGTGCGGGAAGCCGTGCGGGAGGAGCCATTCGCAGAGTTTGACTCCAAGGATCAAGGGTTGAAAGCTCAAGCCTCATCTTTGGCAGAGATATCATGGAGCTCTATCGTCAAGAAGAGCATTTCCCCTTCTTTGGATTCGCAGGAAGCCCGCAAGGACACGGATCTTGAGCCATTGATAGAGGTGGAGGAGAAACCAGAAGCCGGCAAACAAGCGAGAAAGCTGGAGGAAACGGAATTCTGCGACGGGGACGATTCCACGTTCTTCGAATCCGCGGGACATGCGATGCGCGAACGCGAGAGTACACGACGACGAGCCTGCAGAACTAAGgaggcggaggaggaggaggaggaggagaagaaggagaaggagaaggagcgTCTCTTCGGTGAGAAGGATAACGTCAATGTAACGGAGACGGCAACGACGACGGTGGAGGAGAGTATTCTCGTAGACCTTCACTCACCGGTAGTAGAAGAGCCTCGCGCGGACAAGGATATCGCGCGCGTCACGACTGCTATGGCGCGAGCTAAGATCTCTCGGGACAAGGAGGATAATAAAGCGACGGAAGGCTGTCCTCTCCTCGCTCCGGAAGTACGATCCATCGTCGGCGAGACACGTCGAG